DNA sequence from the Gouania willdenowi chromosome 21, fGouWil2.1, whole genome shotgun sequence genome:
gtacccccttgtccgactacaacattttgctaagaatcctgtgaaaaaacaactgtagagcataatgatggaatgaataagcatgaacacacattttaaacaatctgattttgtaggaaaaaaagttaaataaaacagtgtttagaggctcctgaatagatttatttatagtttttatcatttccgatCATCTCCTGCCTTGTACTTTCAGTTCATGTATTCTTTAAGGTCCTTTCCATCAACATTATTATGATTACTgcatttttaacttaaaataaacatcataaaacaccatattTCTGACGCTTTCATTTGTTAGTTTTCCCACTCTCTctgtctcaagtaccccctatagtgcagttgcatacccctaggggtacacgtacccccatttgagaaacactggcctaAATTAGAGTTGAATGTAAAtgtcatttaataataataataataataataataatccatcaattttatatagcgctttatcatagacactcaaagtcgctttacagaattaaggcattattctttcactccacacttagtggtggtaagctactattgtagccacagctgccctggggcagactgacggaagcgaggctgccatagtgcgccatcgacccctccgaccaccaccaacactcactcacacactacattcatacattTAACACCTGGATCATCAATCCTACCTGATGTGAAATGGATGGTattcatttaagttttattttgttttggatTTCTTTGTTTAATGAATGGATAAAGATATATAAATAGATATAGACATGAAACCACTCAACCCCACTGTAAAACACACATCGGCAGGCTTGTTTACGCCTCACCTGCAGTTCTCTACCCCAGTCACAAAACCCCATGTGTCCTCAGGTGCTCAGCTCTCTAATGGTCCATAAAAGCCAGAGTAAAACATTCCCGACAACACTTTTTATTTAccagtctatccataaactaaCCCGGCCTGGAAACGTCCCACTGGAGCCAGTTTGCTTGCTGGGGATGGAAAAAAGAAATCTAAGTGATGGTTTTGTGCAGCGTCTCGGTGTGTTAACGCCACGGTGGCCTTTCCATGACgtgagaaaaaaaaggagagtGCGTTAAGATGCAGGACGCGTCCGCGACTTTGGTATTCTCCTGATGACGTTTTATAAACAAGATTAACACTGTTAAAGGAAAGAATTTTGAAtacaataatactaataatagtaTTAATGATATTGTATAATAGTATTCATTGTACAGTCTCTTATTCCCACTGATGACAGTAGTTTAATCCACCCTTGAGGATGCATTCACGTTCCCCCAAGTCTCATCCACCTAATTATAATATTGTCAGTTACTTTTtcctgcagcaaaaaaaaaaaaaaactccgtCCATCCACCCGAGGCTCCAATGCGAGACGCACCAGATCCCCTGTAACCGTGCGTCCAATCAGCGGGGACCCTGTGGAAGCTTTCTGCTGTAATTGGATGGAGACGGGAGGAATACGCAGTCTTGGCACAgcgtaaacacacacaggctcGTCTTCTGTGCTGTGCAGACGCAGAGAAGCAGCGTGGAGACTTTTGAGTGTTTGCTGCTGACATCTTATCGTATTCTAGGAGTAAATATCACAGTGAGCAATCAAAAACATAATCCGTTCGGATCGATTTTTATCTTCAAATCTGTGGATTACGCACGGAGGAGCTCCTGGACCAAGAAGTCAAACTTCGCAACTATTTGTTGACGCACAGGAATGCGTAAAGAGTTCATGCACATACAGTGTGCTTCTTAACCGAACTACCACACCGACTTTCATGGAGTTATTTGTCAGTTTGTAATTTGCGCAAACATATATCTCACTCATTGGCAAAGGGTGATTTTCATGGATTAGGGTGAAGCTGGACTCAGTTCAAACTTCAGAAAAAGTTGAATTCCAAGATATATGCTTTGGGGAATGGCCACAGCCACCTCAGGCCCctacctcagcagcagcaggattCTATCCGGCCCGGTGCTTCACTCAGACCGGAGGACCGGGGGCATGCAGCCGGGCAGCACCGCTGTGACCACGGTCTCGAGCGGATACAGAGGTGACCCCACGGTGAAGATGGTGCAGAGTGACTTCATGCACGGAGCCATGGTGGCCAGTAACGGGGGACACATGCTGAGCCATGCGCACCAGTGGGTGACATCTTTGCCCCACGCAGCGGCGGCGGCGGCTGCAGCGGCGGCTGCAGCAGCAGAGGGGGGCTCCCCGTGGCCCCCCAGCCCTCAGCCCCAGGAACTGAAAAGAAACCCCGGCAGGGATGACCTCCATTCGGGCTCGGCGCTGCACCACAGATCCCCGCACCTGGGAACCCACCAGGCTCACCCGGGGAGCTGGGGAGGCTCCTCCGCTGCGCACATCAGTGACGGGgggccacagcagcagcagcaacagcccATAATTTACTCCCAGCCAGGATTTACCGTCAACGGGATGCTCAACTCACAAAATCTCATGCACTCAGGGCTGGTGCGCGGGGAGTCACCTGAGATGGACCACGGaaaccaccaccatcatcaccatcatcatcactcgCATCATCACCATCAGCATCACGGACTGGGTCACGAGTCCCCCTCAGACGATGACACCCCGACATCTGACGACCTGGAGCATTTTGCCAAGCAGTTTAAACAGCGGAGGATCAAGCTCGGATTCACCCAGGCGGACGTGGGCTTGGCCCTGGGAACCCTGTACGGGAACGTGTTCTCCCAGACCACCATCTGCAGGTTCGAGGCTCTGCAGCTGAGCTTCAAAAACATGTGCAAGCTGAAGCCTCTGCTCAATAAATGGCTGGAAGAGGCCGATTCCACCACAGGGAGCCCGACCAGCATCGATAAGATCGCCACGCAGGGCAGGAAGAGGAAAAAGCGCACGTCCATCGAGGTGAGCGTAAAAGGCGCGCTGGAGAGCCACTTTCTCAAATGTCCCAAACCTTCTGCGCAGGAGATCAACGGCCTGGCGGACGGTCTACAGCTGGAGAAGGAGGTGGTCAGGGTTTGGTTTTGTAACCGAAGGCAGAAAGAGAAGCGCATGACACCACCGGGACTGCCGCGCACTCCCGAGGACGCATTTTCACAGGTGGGCAGCATGGGCTCCGACACACCGTCCCCGTCCTTAGACTGCAAGAGGATGTACAGCGACACGTGAAACACGGCTGTCAAGTATGAACTGTGACAACGTTTTAAGATTTTAGACAAGTGTTATCcagataaagtttttttttatcctctaaAACTgtctttatttcacttttacgCACCGGCTGAGACATTTCTGCGCACCTGGAACAAAATATGATAAGAATGAACTGTAGAAAACACTTGAAGCCAACATTTATAATTATTCCACCATTTAAAAGTTGTAACATAAactatgaaaaataatttttgatCTATTTTCCAAGTCAAAacgtttaaaatgtaaaaaaagaaaaaaaaaaagaagctatcTCCTTATGTATTTATATCATGTAAAAAGAAAAGCTCCCTTAATTGCAGCAGAACTTAAAAATAGGAattcattttcctttttctgcgcttcaacaaactctttgttgtcTAATAAGCAATATTCCTCTTCCTGATGCGTTTCTCACTTTGTGTTGTGTTTCCGTGGATTTATGTTGTGACTCATTTTAACGTGGtgaggaaaaaaatactttttttttttttttttttttgtgctttccaCGATCTAAGAAGACTTATTTTCTGCAAGTTATCAAACATTCTCATAattacatttctgtaaaaagtTTGCTGTGTAGTCTTGTGTGGCGTTttgtactatttattttttttacattgctgTGTTTACTTTCCTCGAATAgtcttaattatttaataaatttgcTATAAATATGGACGGAAATCATTCTTGAAATATATCACAGTTCAGACACAAATCACACAATGGGATTTTATTCTGGTGCAAATTTTCATGATCATCATTATCAATATCAGAAGttagtttttaatgctttcctaTTGCATGTTGGACCCAAAGACTCGGTTTTGGAAAAAGTTTGCAAAACTTTAAAGATAAGATAatcttttagattttttttttttaacccacaaTCAAATTTCAAATTAGTGAATTACATTTCTATTGTGGCTAGTTGGTGTTTGGTGTTCTTATTTTGGTCATGATAGCTTAATACACACAGTAAAGATATAAGATGCAATCTTGTAGTTGATTTCTTTATTTGAGCACTTAAAGACTTTAACCAGATGTCATTTAGCGATGGTTCAAACTTTTTGGAGCTCTCTTTTCTATCTCTGAGGAGAAATAACTttacaaatattgaataaaatacattatttcagTAATATTTGTGCCTGAAATAACTATATTAATGTAATTTGAGTAAAGTTAAAAGTGAGCGCAAAGCACTGAATCTGAAATAGTTGCATTATATACTTAGATTTATTCCTCCCACagtggaaaatgaaaaaaaaagctaattacAACACACTCCTATACTGGTTTATAACTTTGTTAAAAGTACCTTTTGTTCTCCACAAATTAATACTTTTCTTGGGTGATTTCAATGCAAAAATCATGGGTTCGGATCCCTTTGGGGCCCTTGAGTTGTACTTAATTCCTTGGGTTCTTACTGATCTGGGATTGGCCCCTGCATTCCCTGTAACACTGCAAATGATAAACAGGTTGTGACGAGATTAAACAGCAAATGTATATTATTTTGAGAAATATCTTTAAACTAATactattttttaacatatttttattcaCAACAGTCAGTCCATTGCTGTGCCAACATGCAAACAGGACAATTTGGTCTCACGTTTCACGAAAAAAGGGTTGATTTTAAAACTCAATCCTCCCCATAGTTTAAAAGttgtgatataaaatgtatttttggggTGTGTGAAGAAAATGTTGGAATAAATACTGGTATTTGACTTTTTATGCATGTTATTAAagtgatgttttttgtttttttgcacaaatatcGAACTGCTACTGCAGCTGTCAATCTGCCGAATTCTTGCCTGTCCTTCACGTCTTGTTTTTATCTAGTTTTGTGAATACGAATTTGTTCcttcaaataaaaatctaattctTAAAAAGAACCTGAATTCCTACAGTCAATGTGAAGGTTTTAAGTGTATAACCTAACATAGATGTTGTCGGTCTGTGAGAGGAAACCACAGGGACCCTGTATCctctgggagaacatgcaaacaacaCATTGAATGGCTGGGGCTAAATGCACAACACTGTTGCTGTGAGGCAGCTGAAGTGAAAGAGACGGCGAGTGTTTGAAAATGGTTTTCCAGGTTTTATTCAGCCATTTTTGTTTAACCTAAAATAGTGATAATAGCACCAAATAGCAccaaatacataataatacacACAGTAAATGATAGATTACATGACTATTTtccaaataaaatcaatttgTCAACATAAACAGATATTTTGCTGTTTGCTGCCTACACAATTTCATTGTTTTCCCTCCTTTTTCTGACCCCATCATTATTGATCCCTATTACCGAAGCCCAGTTTTTGGCGGTTGCATTTATTTACGCCAAACATATTGCACATCCGCATACATCGATGGCACGGCTGTGGACTGCAGCTCGGTGGAACACAGCCAGCAGAGGTCAACCATCCCAGCTGGCAGTTCACCTCGGCAGCGGTTGCCAAGGTGACAGCAAGCCGGAGTGACACGAGGCAGGGGATCTTTTGCTATAGATGATGGTTTGGCAGAAAGGCAGCAAACAAGCTGAGAGAAATAATATGTTTCATTCTTGCTCTCGCTTTCTTTCTAAACCACACCAACATGGCAGAGGGCGGTTTATACAGTAGACGTGAGCATATGTTTCAGATCTGTCGCATAGATATTAATGATAAAGAGCGTATCATGGAGCTGCAGGGATGCTGAAGCTGCGTATAGAACAAAACAGGAGGTCAAAAGGGTTCCAGCGACAGTAGCTGCTCACAAATGGGTAAACACAAACCTGGAGGTTAATACATTACTAAAAATGTCATTCACTGAGTAACAGAATGATTATCTATTCACACTGACACTTTGTTGGTGAGTTGGAGTAAATTggtcaaaacacacatttaaaaagtttttaaaatgtgttcgcTCGTGTGTATTTGGAATTTGGTGCAGAAACATGTGTTAGAGTTAAGAATAATTCAAATATAGTGTTAATAATCGCAGTGTGTTCACTGCTTTTTATTGTTAACCCTACGGGGGTCTCTCCAGGTTTCACATCAGCCTGAAAGGACATGACTGGAGACCATGATCACAtcctgatgatgacatcttcaaacaaaaataaagtaattttcCTAGAGTTTGTGATTTTAAAAGAAGATGCCATAATGGACATATAGACTGTTggcaaatttgattttttttctgtttctcaaAGTTCACTGTATTTCCTTCATTACACATCTTTTTAAGCATTAACCACTGCGGAGCAGGAACGCCAACAAGAGCTGCAGTTTGGGACGTTCTCTGACAAAGTCTTCCACAAATCATTGTTCAGGGAGAGTCAGAACCACCAAAGTCATTGCAGCGGTGCGTGTTTTGCTTGTAACACATCATCAATGTGTTCATTTGCTGCCTGTAATGTCCATATACCCGGGAGACATGCGTTCTCCAGGTACGTGATGCTGATGTTGTAAGGAAATGGAATGATCACATCAGGTTTCGATGTTCTGTTATGCATACTGCAGATATGCACAACATCTCCTTTTGCCTTTGTTTTGTAAAGTCCTCTTTGTTGGAACTCTAATAATACTTGATACAAACAGGTATTAAATCTATTTTAGCTAAACTGGAGTGATCTAGATCTAGTTCTGGGATGCCTTCTGAACGCCCAGATTTCTTGGTATGTCCATGCTGTAGTGCATCTGACCACCTCATTGCCTCTCTTTAATTTGAATATATTACAACAAAACTGTGATTCAGTTATAATTCAGACACCTTTTCAGCAAAAGAGTTAACTTTTTTAGCGGTTTGAGTTActttgttgctgttgctgctacGTTTAGAGaacaaatgactctaaaaatggAACAACTTACAATGGAAATGTTTTTGAGATGCACCAACTCAGTCAGAAAACAATCCCAGCTTTGCCATGTAATAATCTTTGCACGACTTCATTTTTACTACTTCTAACCCACCTTCTTGAAGTTGGCATTAGGTTGCCCTGCATGCCCATAGACAACGCCAACCCATTGTATTGATTGCTGATAACTCCAAAGGattatgaaaatatttttttttaaaaaacactattttaatcacacaaaaatgttttagatttcATTACAAGATTGGGTTTAGGGTCAGGATTCTAGTttataaagttaaattgaataaaagtatAGATTATGTGTATgactcaattttaatttttggtAAAGTTGTTAATCATAAGTGTAGATATATAAAGACAAAGccatgtttttttcaaatttactaaATTAGTTGAAAATAtctaaaaacaatgcaaaatgtgTCTGATCAAACCTGCTGTAAAAATGTCCCACATTATTGGGAGTAAGTTTTTTGAGTGACTCTGAGTTATTTTGGTGCTCGGTTTTTTAATTACACGATTTGGGTCCTTGATGTTAACATTTGACTGTGTTTTGATTCCGTTGCATTTCTGTGAATGTGGttctcatttcttttttttcttttttttttttttgatgaaaaaagATTAAGCTGACAAAAAACATCACAACCtttctgtaatttatgtgtTCTTAGCTAATGTCAGACGAAGGATGTAGCTAAACAGTGCTACGAAGGTTTCTGTCATAAATACCTGATATtccagcaagtttggtgttgaTCAGATGAGGCCCGTAGATCTCATCAAATATGAAGTTTTCTAACATTAAAcctaaatacattatttaggCTGTAAAATAATCATATCTGAGGAAATGATGCTCTTGTTGGCTGAAACAGCAGGCCGTGCTAATGTCAGGTGTCAATGTTTATTGGCACATGCTATTgattgtagggatgtaacgattcactcaactcccgatacgattcgattcacgatactgggttcacgatacgattctctcacgattttttcatttacaaaataggACTGTAGAAAATTTTTTATTACTAAGTATTAgtattagaaaatactgtattattttccttttatttttcattgtcaaaagaattccttgataaa
Encoded proteins:
- the pou3f3a gene encoding POU domain, class 3, transcription factor 3-A, encoding MLWGMATATSGPYLSSSRILSGPVLHSDRRTGGMQPGSTAVTTVSSGYRGDPTVKMVQSDFMHGAMVASNGGHMLSHAHQWVTSLPHAAAAAAAAAAAAAEGGSPWPPSPQPQELKRNPGRDDLHSGSALHHRSPHLGTHQAHPGSWGGSSAAHISDGGPQQQQQQPIIYSQPGFTVNGMLNSQNLMHSGLVRGESPEMDHGNHHHHHHHHHSHHHHQHHGLGHESPSDDDTPTSDDLEHFAKQFKQRRIKLGFTQADVGLALGTLYGNVFSQTTICRFEALQLSFKNMCKLKPLLNKWLEEADSTTGSPTSIDKIATQGRKRKKRTSIEVSVKGALESHFLKCPKPSAQEINGLADGLQLEKEVVRVWFCNRRQKEKRMTPPGLPRTPEDAFSQVGSMGSDTPSPSLDCKRMYSDT